Proteins found in one Mycoplasma ovis str. Michigan genomic segment:
- a CDS encoding ABC transporter permease, translated as MLYSLSFFSLDSFKWIQRSKKWFTILFLFVIYLPWIVIIFLSFVKPGDKGEVSTNLWNFGKNWSFDNYFTFFSFGAKNDFFWGSLWNSFSIAISALCPSLWIALLTAFSLWKRGGRYKSIVFKLSNLSISSPELIQGLSFMLLFIAIFLPLGYNFGYPTIVLSHIAFLVPYGIILIYPRLEKLNKKLLFAGKDLNCGELETLFKIVLPQIKGTIAFCCLVLIILSMDDFIITNLVKGRVTTLTTQLYTMKKGVKAWSMCFGSISLLLAFTVFIGYSFFKKEGKRQWEVI; from the coding sequence TTGCTTTATTCTCTTAGCTTTTTCTCTTTAGATAGTTTTAAGTGAATACAAAGATCTAAAAAATGATTTACTATTCTATTTCTTTTTGTTATCTACTTACCTTGAATAGTTATCATTTTTCTTTCTTTTGTAAAACCTGGCGATAAAGGAGAAGTTTCAACTAATCTTTGAAACTTTGGTAAAAACTGGTCTTTTGACAATTACTTTACTTTCTTTTCTTTTGGAGCAAAAAATGATTTTTTTTGAGGAAGTTTATGAAATTCTTTTTCAATAGCTATTAGTGCATTATGTCCTTCTCTGTGAATTGCTTTACTTACTGCATTTTCACTGTGAAAAAGAGGAGGAAGATATAAGTCCATAGTTTTCAAGTTATCTAATCTCTCTATATCTTCCCCAGAATTAATACAAGGACTATCATTCATGCTATTGTTTATTGCCATATTTCTTCCTCTAGGATATAATTTTGGTTACCCAACTATAGTGTTGTCACATATAGCTTTTTTAGTTCCGTATGGAATTATTCTTATCTATCCTAGATTAGAAAAGTTAAATAAAAAATTATTGTTTGCCGGTAAAGACCTAAATTGCGGAGAATTAGAGACTTTATTCAAAATAGTTCTACCTCAAATTAAGGGAACTATAGCTTTTTGTTGTTTAGTTCTAATCATCCTTTCAATGGATGATTTCATAATTACTAATTTAGTTAAGGGTAGAGTGACTACCTTAACTACTCAACTCTATACTATGAAAAAGGGAGTGAAGGCTTGGTCTATGTGTTTTGGATCAATTTCCCTGTTATTAGCCTTTACGGTATTTATTGGTTATTCCTTTTTTAAGAAAGAAGGGAAGAGACAGTGAGAAGTTATCTAA
- a CDS encoding ABC transporter ATP-binding protein — MQKEVSLFQLSSVSKKYDSKGKPILHNFSLNIEKGSFVTIIGPSGSGKTTILNLIAGFIKPDKGKILFSGIDIKDIPPNQRPTATVFQDYALFPHLNVFENIAFGLKKQKKILDNPPESNKNRMEKLLQRAKNKSLAKLAKLSRETDKYNNQLRKLVNKIDLIKNQGSPKKTNWLIQAWMLFYLGTIKAKLIDLEYWKSWWEYFPILKEKELSYRYLARAFSPAEIADKVNKLISLVGLDGYEQSSINTLSGGTKQKVALARALIMEPQIVLLDEPLSAIDKDMREKMQIELKKLHQRLNLTFLLITHDQKEALILSNKIVVLRKGKIEQLGTPSDVYDTPSNEWVAKFIGKSNIFEGIYLSPEEVEVNGSIFKINNITGFRKNERVKVMIRPEDYDVLPVGKGFISVKVIDTIYKGQLWELQCQFCETILLVESFNQVKKGEEIDLLWDTEDVHLMKINENQEWD; from the coding sequence ATGCAGAAGGAAGTTTCTCTTTTTCAACTTTCTTCTGTTTCAAAAAAGTACGACTCAAAAGGAAAGCCAATTCTTCACAATTTCAGTCTAAATATTGAAAAAGGGTCTTTTGTTACTATCATTGGACCATCAGGCTCGGGAAAAACAACAATTCTTAACTTAATTGCAGGCTTTATAAAGCCTGATAAGGGAAAGATCTTATTTTCAGGAATAGATATAAAAGATATTCCTCCAAATCAAAGACCTACAGCAACAGTATTTCAGGATTATGCTTTGTTTCCTCATCTCAATGTTTTTGAGAATATTGCCTTTGGTCTCAAAAAACAAAAGAAAATATTGGATAACCCTCCAGAAAGCAATAAAAATAGGATGGAAAAGCTCTTGCAAAGAGCTAAAAACAAGAGTCTTGCAAAACTTGCAAAACTTTCTAGAGAAACTGACAAATACAATAACCAACTTAGAAAGTTGGTTAACAAGATAGATCTAATTAAAAATCAAGGAAGTCCTAAAAAAACTAATTGATTAATTCAAGCATGAATGCTTTTTTATCTAGGAACTATCAAGGCTAAACTCATAGATTTAGAATATTGAAAATCTTGATGAGAATATTTCCCCATTCTAAAAGAAAAAGAGCTTAGTTACAGATATTTAGCAAGGGCTTTTAGTCCCGCTGAAATAGCAGATAAAGTTAATAAGCTTATTTCCTTAGTTGGGTTAGATGGATATGAACAATCCTCCATAAATACTTTGTCAGGAGGTACCAAGCAAAAAGTAGCTCTCGCAAGAGCTCTTATTATGGAACCACAAATAGTTCTATTAGATGAACCTTTATCAGCTATTGATAAGGATATGAGGGAAAAAATGCAAATAGAACTAAAGAAGTTACATCAAAGACTTAATTTGACTTTCTTATTGATCACTCACGATCAAAAAGAAGCATTAATACTTTCTAACAAGATAGTTGTATTGAGAAAGGGGAAAATAGAACAATTGGGAACACCTTCAGATGTTTATGACACTCCTAGCAACGAATGAGTTGCTAAGTTTATAGGTAAATCCAATATTTTTGAGGGAATATATCTTTCACCTGAGGAAGTAGAAGTTAATGGTTCTATTTTCAAAATCAATAACATTACTGGATTTAGAAAGAATGAAAGAGTCAAAGTGATGATTAGGCCAGAGGACTATGATGTTCTACCAGTAGGAAAAGGATTTATTTCAGTTAAGGTGATTGACACTATATATAAAGGTCAATTATGAGAGTTACAGTGTCAATTCTGCGAAACTATTCTTCTTGTAGAAAGCTTTAATCAAGTCAAAAAGGGAGAGGAGATAGATCTCCTTTGAGATACTGAAGATGTTCACTTAATGAAGATAAATGAGAATCAAGAATGAGATTAA
- a CDS encoding purine-nucleoside phosphorylase, with protein MHQVPTAHNAAPRGSISKLVIVTGDPLRCKKFSEIYLQNYKLLSSVRNMYCYTGTYKGVEISIMGHGMGQGSMGIYSYELFAPEIYDADFVIRLGSCGSLTNKIHVNDVVVATGIKTNSSYGELLDIHHTKEDTIEVDPFLIELAHKCAKNLNIPLINSLNWSQDNFYIPLTLRGLGEYSGCETVEMESYALATNAKYHNKKALTILTVVDEITEDKGCVELTWQEREQTLNNMFLIGLDILVEYSNLNKS; from the coding sequence GTGCATCAAGTGCCAACAGCACATAATGCAGCACCTAGAGGATCAATATCTAAGTTAGTAATAGTTACTGGAGATCCATTAAGATGTAAAAAATTTTCAGAAATATACTTACAGAACTATAAGTTATTAAGTTCTGTAAGAAATATGTATTGCTATACAGGAACTTATAAGGGAGTTGAAATTTCTATTATGGGTCATGGAATGGGACAAGGATCGATGGGAATTTATAGTTATGAGTTGTTTGCACCAGAAATTTATGATGCTGACTTTGTAATACGTTTAGGATCCTGTGGATCCTTAACTAATAAGATACACGTGAATGATGTAGTTGTTGCAACAGGGATTAAGACTAATTCAAGTTATGGAGAGTTATTGGATATTCATCACACTAAAGAAGATACTATTGAGGTAGATCCATTTTTAATAGAATTAGCACACAAGTGTGCTAAAAACTTGAATATTCCATTAATTAATTCATTGAATTGGTCACAAGATAACTTCTATATTCCCCTAACTCTTAGGGGATTAGGGGAGTATTCAGGTTGTGAGACTGTGGAAATGGAGAGTTATGCATTGGCAACTAATGCAAAGTATCACAATAAAAAAGCTTTAACTATCTTGACTGTTGTGGATGAAATTACAGAAGATAAGGGTTGTGTAGAACTAACTTGACAAGAAAGAGAACAAACCTTAAATAATATGTTCTTAATCGGATTAGATATATTAGTTGAGTATTCAAATTTAAATAAATCCTAA
- the gpmI gene encoding 2,3-bisphosphoglycerate-independent phosphoglycerate mutase, with protein MSRRVFLTILDGWGISSKKEWNAVANADTKTFDYLSTEYPFTSLTASGEAVGLPDGQMGNSEVGHLNIGAGRIVETGLYRISQSIKSGQFSNLEDVQSVFNDLIERFNSNLHIMILASKGGVHSHVDHLYSFLKITKARGFKPFVHLFSDGRDVPPKQFITDLEEIVGKIKEANAILASISGRYYSMDRDKNFDRTERVLKVFTKQSGVPSFKNLEDYVNSEYSKGTTDEFINPACSEEYLSSDGLNKGDIVVFLNFRPDRAKQISHLLVGTKDLYSYKSQLTPEDLKLYTMTDYEGVNSSGVFFPTIQLKNTLGEVMDIFDRNQLRAAESEKYPHVTYFLDGGVEKSFKKIDKIIVPSPKVGTYDKAPEMSINELYAEIERNVKRQKYDLIVVNLANPDMVGHSGDFDATVKACSAVDRILGKIYNLIKSDYTLLVMADHGNAEVMRDEKDEPHTAHTLSPVPFIVCDKNVVLKNGGKLGDVSPTILELMSIKKPEEMTGESLLLTK; from the coding sequence ATGTCTAGGAGAGTATTCCTCACTATCTTAGATGGTTGAGGAATAAGTTCCAAGAAAGAGTGAAATGCAGTAGCTAATGCAGACACTAAGACTTTTGATTATTTGTCTACTGAATATCCCTTTACTTCTTTAACAGCTTCAGGTGAAGCCGTTGGACTTCCAGATGGTCAAATGGGAAATTCAGAAGTGGGACATCTGAATATAGGTGCTGGAAGAATAGTTGAAACTGGACTATACAGAATTAGTCAGTCAATAAAAAGTGGACAATTCTCAAATTTAGAAGATGTTCAATCAGTTTTTAATGACTTGATTGAAAGATTTAATTCAAATTTGCATATTATGATTCTTGCCTCCAAAGGGGGAGTTCACTCACACGTAGATCATTTATATTCTTTTCTAAAAATTACAAAGGCTAGAGGGTTCAAGCCCTTTGTACATTTATTTAGTGATGGAAGAGATGTTCCCCCTAAGCAATTCATAACTGATTTAGAAGAAATAGTTGGAAAGATAAAAGAAGCTAATGCGATATTAGCTTCTATTTCAGGCAGATACTATTCTATGGACAGAGATAAGAATTTTGATAGAACTGAGAGAGTACTAAAGGTATTTACAAAACAATCAGGAGTTCCTAGTTTCAAAAATTTAGAAGATTATGTTAATTCAGAATATTCAAAGGGAACAACAGATGAATTCATAAACCCTGCTTGTTCAGAAGAATATTTATCTTCTGATGGTCTAAATAAAGGAGATATTGTTGTATTCCTTAACTTTAGACCTGATAGAGCGAAACAAATATCTCATTTATTAGTTGGTACAAAAGATTTGTATTCTTACAAATCTCAATTAACACCAGAGGACTTAAAACTTTACACTATGACTGATTATGAGGGAGTTAATTCATCTGGTGTGTTCTTCCCAACTATTCAATTGAAGAATACTTTAGGAGAAGTTATGGATATTTTTGATAGAAATCAGTTAAGAGCTGCAGAAAGTGAAAAATATCCACATGTAACTTATTTCTTAGATGGGGGAGTAGAAAAGAGTTTTAAAAAAATAGACAAAATAATAGTTCCCTCCCCTAAGGTGGGGACTTATGATAAAGCTCCCGAAATGTCTATTAATGAACTATATGCGGAAATTGAAAGAAATGTAAAGAGGCAAAAATATGACTTAATAGTAGTTAATCTGGCCAATCCAGATATGGTTGGCCATTCAGGAGATTTTGATGCTACTGTCAAAGCTTGTTCTGCTGTAGACAGAATTTTGGGAAAGATATATAACCTGATTAAGAGTGATTACACATTATTAGTTATGGCGGACCATGGCAATGCAGAGGTTATGAGAGATGAAAAGGATGAACCACACACTGCTCACACACTTTCTCCAGTACCTTTTATAGTTTGTGACAAAAATGTGGTACTAAAGAATGGTGGAAAACTAGGAGATGTCTCTCCCACTATTCTTGAATTAATGTCTATTAAAAAACCTGAGGAAATGACGGGAGAATCTTTGTTGCTAACTAAATAG
- a CDS encoding triose-phosphate isomerase, with amino-acid sequence MADKKKVIGNLKMNLMRHELNYYFLELKKKLQEETPEHQLGLALPYIYLEKSADELESTVQLLAQDVHHLEKGAYTSSISATQLSSINIKSTLIGHSECRSLGQTEDVISKKIRIALLNGFNVVYCCGKDPLREIKNELFFISPNNLEKLSIAFEPLSAIGSGSAMPPELVTKQLEEIRNLAVDMWGEAGRKVPLLYGGSVSKDNYKSFLSLPECDGILVGTASLNIDNIWDMAMNR; translated from the coding sequence ATGGCTGATAAGAAAAAAGTCATTGGAAACCTGAAGATGAATCTTATGAGACATGAGTTGAACTATTACTTCTTGGAATTAAAGAAGAAATTACAAGAAGAAACTCCTGAACACCAATTAGGTTTAGCTTTACCTTATATCTATCTTGAAAAATCAGCCGATGAACTTGAATCTACAGTACAACTGTTAGCACAAGATGTACACCACTTAGAAAAAGGAGCCTATACTTCTTCTATTTCTGCAACTCAATTGAGTTCCATCAATATTAAGTCCACATTAATTGGACATTCTGAATGTAGATCGTTAGGGCAAACAGAAGATGTTATTTCCAAAAAAATAAGAATAGCTTTATTAAATGGATTTAATGTTGTCTATTGTTGTGGAAAAGATCCATTAAGGGAAATAAAGAATGAGCTATTCTTTATTAGCCCTAATAATTTAGAGAAATTGTCTATTGCTTTTGAACCTTTAAGTGCAATAGGTTCTGGTTCTGCAATGCCTCCAGAATTAGTAACAAAACAATTAGAGGAAATAAGAAATTTAGCTGTTGATATGTGAGGTGAAGCTGGAAGAAAAGTTCCTTTATTGTATGGTGGGTCAGTGTCTAAAGACAATTACAAGTCATTCTTGAGTCTTCCAGAATGTGATGGAATACTAGTTGGTACAGCTTCATTAAATATAGACAATATTTGAGATATGGCTATGAATAGGTAA
- a CDS encoding GTP-binding protein, with product MAIKRIRNFCIIAHIDHGKSTLSDRIIEHCLELPHSSISNCFLDSMELEKEKGITIKLASIRLSWKDCYLNLIDTPGHIDFSAEVFRSLKVSESALLLVDLTKGVQAQTISLFKKAKRENLKIIPVLNKMDSPLVTKSQTSQIIETLSKDPFGFHPEEFKYISAKTGQGVKELLDDLIEEIPDPSEHKYLSQLNIPFVKENKLCALVFEAEYSNQRGTILTIRVFSGKLSVGEEIYLVKAKVKTRVKGIEFLVPKAEKSENISAGEVGRIYLFLSKDLQLESGEHICNYPAPPKEQLQLLPETNSMSSFKAMIFSFIAPYEESQRELFINSLSSLKLSDTSFSYDFVKSSALGFGANIGALGPLHLEVLVSRLEKEYRLQLVSGPATIEYKAELKQGGEIFFSSALDLPERTTVSQFLEPYIQLDLSFPSQCEKEFMGFISTKRSASLIEINRTDKEVSSQYLLPLSELNSSLIHSLFAITKGYIDYSYSLADYIPLALVKVSICINNLEYPELSFLSERGEASFKAREILLKLKSSLSAQLYELALQAKIDGKIIARETLKAIGKAVAAKCYGGDITRKKKLWEKQSQGKKRLKQESKLKLPHSFFKTLISSHN from the coding sequence TTAGCCATTAAAAGAATAAGAAACTTCTGTATTATTGCACATATTGATCATGGAAAGTCTACTTTATCTGACAGAATAATAGAACATTGTTTAGAGTTACCTCACTCTTCTATTTCCAATTGTTTTTTAGACAGTATGGAATTGGAAAAAGAAAAGGGAATAACTATAAAACTAGCTTCTATTAGATTAAGTTGAAAAGATTGTTACCTTAATCTAATAGATACTCCTGGACATATAGATTTCTCAGCAGAGGTATTTAGAAGTTTAAAAGTATCTGAGTCAGCTTTGCTGTTAGTAGATTTAACTAAAGGAGTTCAGGCTCAAACAATTTCATTATTCAAGAAAGCTAAAAGGGAAAATCTAAAGATTATCCCCGTCTTAAATAAAATGGATTCTCCTTTAGTTACTAAATCACAAACTTCTCAGATAATTGAGACTTTGAGTAAAGATCCTTTTGGATTTCATCCAGAAGAATTCAAGTATATTTCTGCAAAGACTGGTCAAGGAGTAAAAGAATTACTAGATGACTTGATTGAGGAGATACCAGATCCCTCAGAACATAAGTATCTTTCACAACTAAATATTCCCTTTGTAAAGGAGAATAAGCTGTGTGCTTTAGTTTTTGAAGCCGAATATAGTAACCAAAGGGGAACTATATTAACTATCAGAGTTTTCTCCGGAAAACTCTCTGTAGGGGAAGAGATTTATTTAGTTAAAGCTAAAGTAAAAACAAGAGTTAAGGGAATAGAATTCTTAGTCCCCAAGGCAGAGAAATCAGAGAATATCTCTGCTGGGGAAGTTGGAAGAATCTATTTGTTTTTATCTAAAGATTTGCAATTAGAGTCTGGTGAACACATATGTAATTACCCAGCACCACCTAAAGAGCAACTTCAGTTGCTCCCAGAAACTAATAGTATGAGTTCATTTAAAGCTATGATCTTTAGCTTTATAGCACCTTATGAAGAGTCTCAAAGAGAATTGTTTATTAATAGTCTTTCTTCACTAAAGTTGTCGGATACTTCTTTTTCCTATGATTTTGTGAAATCTTCGGCCTTAGGCTTTGGGGCTAATATAGGGGCCTTGGGCCCCTTACATCTAGAAGTGTTGGTTTCTAGGTTAGAAAAAGAATATAGATTACAGTTAGTCAGCGGACCAGCAACTATTGAATATAAGGCAGAATTAAAACAAGGTGGAGAAATTTTTTTCTCTTCTGCTTTAGACCTCCCGGAGAGAACAACTGTCTCTCAATTTTTAGAACCTTATATTCAGTTAGACTTGTCTTTTCCATCACAATGTGAAAAAGAATTTATGGGATTTATCTCTACTAAGAGATCAGCGAGTTTGATTGAAATTAATAGAACTGATAAGGAAGTAAGTTCACAATATTTACTTCCATTATCAGAACTTAATTCTTCTCTAATACATTCATTGTTTGCTATCACTAAGGGATATATAGATTACAGTTATTCTTTGGCAGACTATATACCCTTAGCTTTAGTAAAAGTTTCTATATGTATTAACAATCTGGAGTATCCAGAACTAAGTTTCTTGTCTGAAAGGGGCGAAGCAAGTTTTAAGGCAAGAGAAATACTTTTGAAGTTGAAGAGCAGTTTGTCTGCTCAACTTTATGAATTAGCCTTGCAGGCTAAGATAGATGGAAAGATTATTGCTAGAGAAACTCTAAAAGCTATTGGTAAGGCTGTAGCAGCTAAATGTTATGGAGGAGATATCACAAGAAAGAAGAAATTGTGGGAGAAGCAGTCTCAGGGAAAAAAGAGATTGAAACAAGAGTCTAAATTAAAACTCCCACATTCCTTCTTTAAGACTTTGATTTCCAGTCATAACTAA
- a CDS encoding thymidine kinase, translating into MSVNKQNVSATLTVICGPMKSGKSKELFLIMDRLNYQKVDYKIFKPKLDIRNVDSISSRYFSLFNSAVIIDETNPVEILEHIPKELNKPLTVLIDEAHFFSSELISVVKLLLFRGVNIVISGLDCDANFNTFGPMGDLLAIATNIKKLNAVCEFCFNLANLSALKDSVHSFEKGNILIGNDQYLALCLSCYLKHTNCLEKISVTKSTEEYEKLNSN; encoded by the coding sequence TTGTCAGTTAACAAACAAAATGTATCCGCAACTTTAACAGTAATTTGTGGCCCTATGAAATCTGGTAAATCTAAAGAATTATTTCTGATAATGGATAGACTAAATTATCAGAAAGTTGATTACAAAATTTTTAAACCTAAACTAGACATTAGAAATGTCGATAGTATTTCTTCTAGGTATTTTTCACTATTTAATTCTGCAGTTATTATTGATGAAACTAATCCTGTAGAAATATTAGAACATATACCCAAAGAGTTAAATAAGCCCTTAACTGTATTAATAGATGAAGCTCACTTTTTTTCAAGTGAGCTTATTTCTGTAGTTAAGCTATTACTGTTTAGGGGAGTTAACATAGTTATCTCAGGATTAGATTGTGATGCTAACTTTAATACTTTTGGTCCAATGGGAGACCTATTGGCAATAGCAACTAATATAAAGAAGTTAAATGCAGTATGCGAATTCTGCTTTAACTTAGCTAATTTAAGTGCATTAAAAGATTCAGTACATTCCTTTGAGAAGGGGAATATTCTCATAGGAAATGATCAATATTTGGCACTTTGTTTAAGTTGTTACTTAAAACATACTAATTGTTTAGAGAAAATTTCAGTTACTAAATCTACCGAAGAATATGAAAAGTTGAATTCAAATTAA
- a CDS encoding GTPase, protein MSYKIALVGLPNVGKSSIFNLLSSQLKSNVAPYPFSTIYPVKSIIYLPDEKLDKLNKLLLWWFRGSLESSKLIKKYCSLELWDIAGIVPLDGTQDKTSELGPTFLSHIRVSDLILLVVRAFSDHSVPPNIKTFLSERPEFYDILSQLDSFEKENNTQVELDKSKELFEKYGLSDISFSNNTSHNSTLELHCSLEKSNIDDSVNIPKFSESILEAQLVLMTLIKSDLEILSKTIQKYSKNLKTNEKKLKILVPIKEELEQKKYVPISSLKSYTSLSSEDKEEINSLSLLSSKPIVLLANYGSSSESLEYLLEIQDWSKRHSLPFSSLNLEAEEIYSLLSSEEERREARESLYLKHSSKDKLFQVIKETLNLSSFYTFKLEDKSGKKYSLINWNWNLEPVSGEIRSWLFEKSEEKNYLYKCVASIHNQLSEYFISSKLIESDKFVNLSPLQEFSGELITGSKNYKLQGGEIVQIIA, encoded by the coding sequence ATGAGTTACAAGATAGCTTTGGTAGGTTTACCAAATGTAGGTAAATCCTCAATTTTTAATCTATTAAGTTCTCAGCTAAAGTCAAATGTAGCTCCTTATCCATTTTCAACTATTTATCCTGTTAAATCAATTATTTATTTACCTGATGAAAAATTAGACAAACTTAATAAACTACTTCTTTGGTGATTTAGAGGTAGTTTGGAATCTTCTAAATTAATTAAAAAGTATTGTTCTTTGGAATTATGAGACATAGCTGGAATAGTTCCATTGGATGGAACTCAGGATAAAACTTCTGAGTTAGGTCCAACTTTTTTGTCTCACATAAGAGTTTCAGATTTAATTCTTTTAGTCGTTAGAGCTTTTAGCGATCACTCTGTCCCCCCCAATATAAAGACCTTTTTAAGCGAGAGACCTGAGTTCTATGATATTCTTTCTCAATTGGATTCTTTTGAAAAAGAGAACAATACTCAAGTAGAGTTGGATAAATCAAAAGAATTATTTGAGAAATACGGACTCTCAGATATTTCTTTTTCAAATAATACTAGTCACAATAGTACTTTGGAATTACATTGTTCTCTAGAAAAAAGTAATATTGACGATTCTGTCAATATACCTAAATTTTCCGAGAGTATATTAGAGGCACAATTAGTTTTAATGACTCTAATTAAATCTGATCTAGAAATTCTTTCTAAGACTATTCAGAAATACTCTAAGAATCTCAAAACTAATGAAAAAAAATTAAAGATATTAGTTCCAATTAAAGAAGAATTGGAACAAAAGAAATATGTACCTATTAGTTCTTTGAAAAGCTACACTAGCTTATCAAGTGAAGACAAAGAAGAAATTAATAGTCTTTCACTATTAAGTTCTAAGCCTATAGTGTTATTGGCAAATTATGGTTCTAGTTCTGAATCTCTGGAATATCTTTTAGAAATTCAAGATTGGTCTAAGAGACACTCTTTACCATTTAGTTCTTTGAATCTAGAGGCAGAGGAGATTTATTCTCTATTAAGTTCTGAAGAGGAAAGAAGGGAAGCCAGAGAATCTCTTTACTTAAAACACTCCTCTAAAGATAAGTTGTTTCAAGTAATCAAAGAAACTCTTAATCTCAGTTCTTTCTATACTTTTAAGCTGGAAGATAAGTCTGGAAAAAAATATAGTTTGATTAACTGAAACTGGAATTTAGAGCCAGTTTCAGGGGAAATAAGATCTTGATTATTTGAAAAATCAGAGGAAAAGAATTATTTATATAAATGCGTTGCAAGCATACATAACCAATTATCTGAATACTTTATTTCTTCTAAATTAATAGAGAGTGATAAATTTGTGAATTTATCACCTTTACAAGAGTTTTCTGGTGAATTAATAACTGGATCTAAGAATTACAAATTACAAGGAGGAGAAATAGTTCAGATTATCGCCTAA
- the trpS gene encoding tryptophan--tRNA ligase produces the protein MGSNNGKPVLICGIQPTSTLTLGNYIGSLLPLIKNQNSFDSILLIADLHSYTIPLSIQNISFQTIKKRSWELIKWIIASGVDTTKTRIVLQSDLKAEHLELFYFLLTHSKLGELQIMTQYKFLMNRFKEPNGTEPNLFGVLIYPVLMAADILIYDSQYLSVGEDQTQHLELCSELRTRINKLYNCNIFPNKLSAINLGSGTKIMDLVDPTKKMSKSTTNKDGVIFVSDSPEEITKKIMRAKTDSLNQISLDKNQAGIHNLLSIYSSLSDQKLEQVFESVKSLSYKELKEQLSKLVVQKISSIQERYSQIEEQKIKEILKKNADYLRQIARKKLDLIYSTVGMHTN, from the coding sequence ATGGGATCTAATAATGGGAAACCTGTCTTAATTTGTGGGATTCAACCAACCTCAACACTAACTTTAGGAAACTACATAGGTTCCCTATTACCTTTAATTAAGAATCAAAATTCTTTTGATTCAATTCTCTTAATTGCAGATCTGCATTCCTATACTATTCCACTATCAATTCAAAATATCTCTTTTCAAACTATTAAAAAGAGGAGTTGAGAACTAATTAAGTGAATAATTGCTTCAGGAGTTGATACTACAAAAACAAGAATTGTTTTGCAGTCAGACTTAAAAGCTGAACACTTGGAATTATTCTACTTTTTGTTAACTCACTCCAAATTAGGGGAATTACAAATAATGACACAATATAAGTTCCTGATGAATCGGTTCAAGGAACCTAACGGAACTGAACCTAACTTATTTGGAGTCTTAATATATCCGGTCTTAATGGCTGCAGATATATTAATTTATGATTCTCAATATTTATCTGTTGGAGAAGATCAAACTCAACATCTAGAGTTGTGTTCAGAGCTGAGAACTAGAATAAACAAGCTCTATAACTGTAATATCTTCCCAAATAAATTATCTGCCATTAATTTGGGTTCCGGTACCAAAATAATGGACTTAGTGGATCCCACTAAAAAAATGTCTAAGAGTACTACTAACAAAGATGGAGTTATCTTTGTTAGTGATAGTCCTGAAGAGATCACTAAAAAGATTATGAGAGCTAAAACAGACTCTCTAAATCAAATCTCTTTAGATAAAAATCAAGCAGGAATACATAACCTGCTTTCTATATATTCTTCCTTATCTGATCAAAAACTAGAACAAGTTTTTGAATCAGTTAAATCTTTGAGTTACAAAGAGCTTAAAGAACAACTCTCAAAATTAGTAGTTCAAAAAATAAGTTCTATTCAAGAGAGATACTCTCAAATAGAAGAACAAAAAATTAAAGAGATTCTTAAAAAGAATGCAGATTATCTAAGACAAATAGCTAGAAAGAAATTGGATCTAATTTATTCAACTGTCGGAATGCACACTAATTAA